One Streptomonospora salina genomic window, GCTGAACACCGGGCGGCCCTCGCGGTCGTCGCCTGTGCAGGCGTCCGAGCCGGTAGCGGGGTCCGTCTACCCTGGTTCGTGCGGACGGACCCACCGCCGCATCCGATCGAGACAGCGCTGCGAGCGAGCCTATGAGCGAAACGACCCGAGCCGCCGAACCGCCCGCCGGTACCGAACCCGGCTCCGGCACCGCGCCGGGCACCCGCGCGGCCCCCGTGTTCGTCACCGCCGAGACCGACGCGCAGATGCGTGCGCTCGGCCGCCGCATCGCCGCCCTGCTGCGCGCCGGCGACCTGCTGGTCCTCAGCGGGCCGCTGGGCGCCGGCAAGACCACCCTGACCCAGGGCATCGGCGAAGGCATGGGCGTGCGCGGCCCCGTGACGTCGCCGACCTTCGTCATCGCGCGCGTGCACCCGTCCGAGACCGGTGGCCCCGCGCTCGTGCACGCCGACGCCTACCGTCTCGGCGGCGTCGAGGAGCTCGACGACCTCGACCTCGACACGGAGATGGACGCGTCGGTGGTCGCCGTCGAATGGGGCGAAGGCATCGCCGAGCACCTCACCGACGAACGGTTGGAGATCACCATCGCCCGCCACCCCGACGACACCCGCCGCGTCACACTGACCGGCAACGGCGCGCGCTGGTCCCACCTCGCCCCGGACGCGGAATAGGCTGGACGACCGTGCTCCTTCTGGCATTCGACACCGCGACCCCGGCCGTAACCAGCGCCGTCTGCGAAGCCGGCGACGACGGTGTGCGCGTACGCGCCGCCGCATCCACCGTGGACGCCCGCCGCCACGGCGAACTGCTCAGCCCGCAGATCGGCGACGTCCTGGCGCGGGCCGGTGCCGCACCCGCCGACCTCACCCACATCGCCGTGGGGATCGGTCCCGGCCCCTACACCGGTCTGCGTGTGGGCCTGGCCACCGCCCACGCCCTGGCCGAGGCTCTGGGCATCGCCTGCCACGGTGTCGCCACGCTGGACGCGATCGCTTCCGCGTCGGGCCGCGAGGAGCCCTTCGTCGCCGCCACCGACGCCCGCCGCAAAGAGATCTTCTGGGCGCGCTACGCCGACGCGCACACCCGCACCGGTGAGATCGCGGTCGACCGCCCGCCGGCCGCCGACACCGGAGGGCTGCCGCTGATCGGACACGGCGCCCGCCTCTACGCCGACGTGCTCGGCCCCCAGGCCGCCAGACCCGACCCGCTGTACCCCACCGCCGCGGCGCTGGGCGAGGTCGCGCTGCGCCGGCTGGCGGCGGGCGCGGAGCTCGACGAACCCCGACCGCTCTACCTGCGCCGCCCGGACGCCGCCGAGCCGAGCGCGCCGAAGAAGGTGCGCCAGTGGCAGGCGACGTGAACCGCGGCTTCAGCATCCGCCCCATGACCGACTTCGACCTTCCGGCCGTGATGGAACTGGAGCGCTCCATGTTCCCCGACGACGCCTGGAGCGAGGACATGATGTCCGCCGAGCTGGGCGAGCCCACCCGGCACTACTTCGTGGCCGTCCGCAGCGGCGGCGACGGCGGCGGCGAGGGCGAAGGGCCGGTCGTGGCCTACGGGGGCCTGCGCGCGGCCGCGCCGTTCGGCAACGTGCAGACCGTCGCCGTCGACCGGGCCTGGTGGGGCCGCGGTGTCGCGTCCGCTTTGGTGGTCCGCATGCTCACCGAGGCCTACTCGCGTGCCGTCGACGAGGTGGACCTGGAAGTCCGCTCGGACAACCCCCGGGCGCGGGAGCTCTACCGCAGATTCGGTTTCGCCGACGTCGGCATCAAGCGCGGCTACTACCGGGACGGCGCCGACGCGATCGCGATGCGCTGCTCCGCGCCGGCCGCGGCGATCGCGGGAACGCGGGGCGGCGAGCAGGGAGAGGCCCTGGAGTTCGGGGATTCGGCCGAGCCGGCCGGAGATGACGAGGAGAACGCGTGATGAGTGCGGCAGATCTTCCCCTGGTCCTGGGGATCGAGACCTCGTGCGACGAGACCGGGGTCGGGCTGGTGCGCGGCTGCGAACTGCTCAGCGACGAGGTCGCCTCCAGTGTCGACCAGCACGCCCGCTTCGGCGGGGTGGTGCCCGAGGTCGCCAGCCGGGCGCACCTGGAAGCCATGACCCCGACCCTGCACCGCGCCCTGGACAAGGCCGGCGCCGAGCTCTCCGACGTCGACGCGCTCGCGGTCACCGCCGGGCCGGGTCTGGCCGGTGCGCTCCTGGTGGGCGTCTCGGCGGCCAAGGCCTACTCGATGGCGCTGGGCAAACCGCTCTACGGCGTCAACCACCTGGTCGGACACGTCGCCGTGGACCAGCTGGAGCACGGCCCGCTGCCCAAACCCGCCATCGCCCTGCTGGTCTCGGGCGGGCACACGTCGCTGCTGCTGGTGCGCGATCTGGCCACCGGCGTGCAGCAGCTCGGCGACACCGTCGACGACGCTGCGGGCGAGGCCTACGACAAGGTGGCGCGGCTGCTGGGGCTGCCTTACCCCGGCGGTCCGCCCGTCGACACGGCCGCACGCGAGGGCAGCCCGCGGGCCATCCGCTTCCCGCGCGGAAAATGGGGGGACGGCACCTACGACTTCTCGTTCTCCGGGCTCAAGACCGCCGTCGCCCGCTGGGTCGAGGACAGCGCCCGCGACGGGCGCGACCTGCCGGTAGCCGACATCGCGGCCGGGTTCCAGGAGGCGGTGGTCGACGTGCTCACGCGCAAGGCGGTCGACGCGTGCCTGGAGTACGGCGTGGAGCACCTGGTGATCAGCGGGGGCGTGGCCGCCAATTCGCGCCTGCGGACCTTGGCCCAGGAGCGCTGCGCGGAGGCGGGCGTCGTGCTGCGCGTTCCGCGGCCGCGGCTGTGCACCGACAACGGCGCCATGATCGCCGCTCTGGGGGCGGAGGTCGTCGCCGCCGACCTGCCCCCGTCGAGCCTGAAACTGGCCACCGACACGTCCCTTCCGGTGGACCGCCCGTTGGCGGCGTAACCGGGGCGCGCCGACGCTTCGCGTTCGGTTCGGGTGGCCTGTAGTGATCGGTGTGCGGGGCGCCGGCCGCCTCCCGGGCCGGCGCGACTGCCGGGCGGGCGCGACTGCCGGGCGGAACCGGAACCGCCCCGCCCCGGGCGCTCAGCTCACGAGCGCGATGACCAACGCCGCGCTGCTCACGGCGATAGCCGCCACGAGGGGCCGGAAACCGGGCTGCCGGGCCGGATCGCGGCCGCTGCGCGCATGCCCGACCATCCAGCCCGTCGCACATACGCCCAGAACCAGTTCCCAGCAGGCGAGTGCGGTTACGACGCTCATGGTCACCTTCCCGGCCGTCGGTGGCAGCGCCGAGCACGCGGCGCCGCGTGCGGTGCGGCGTACGCCGAGTCAGGTATAGGTGCGCAAGCCCGAGCTGTCGATGCGCACGCCCGCGAGCGGGGTGGGCAGCTCCACCGATTCGCCGAACCGCGCGGCGTGTGTGGTGCGGTAACGGTCCTCGACGGGGTCGGAGTAGACGAAAAGGTCCCCCTTGCGGGGGTCGATCAGCAGGTAGATCGGAATGCGCCACTGGGCGTAGGACTCCAGCTTGTCGGTGAAGTCGATAGCGGCGTTGCTGGGAGAAGCGACCTCGACGACGAGTTCGACGACGTCCGGATCGAGTAGCCACCCCGGTTCGTCCTCGACGGCGCTCGGCACGACGACGAGATCGGGAGTGCTGTAGTCGTCCTCGTCGTCGAGCGCCGCGACGGAGAACATCTGATGGGCTACGCGGGCGTCATCGAGTTGCAGCGCAACCTGGCGTTCGATACGCCGGACGATGCCGCCGTGTTTGAACGACGGCGTAGGGGACATCACGATCTTGCCCTTGATGATTTCGACACGGAAGCCTTTCACCCGGAGGTCTTCCTCGACATAGCGCCGCAGTTCTCCGCCGTGGGTTCTGTGTCCGGGAAGCCTCATCAGCATGCGCACTCCTCAGCGTCGGACTCCATGGTAGCTGTACCCGGTTCCGCAGCGGCGGGCGTCGTCGAGGTCCGGCGGGTGTCCGCGGTGGAGCGGGGCCGGGCGGGGCCGGGCGGGAGTGAAAACCGTACGGCTTCCACCCCCGCACCGGTGCCCGCTCCGGCGGCTGCGGCGGTCGGCTAGTCGTCGTCTTCGTCGTCCTCGTGGCGGCGCTTCTTCTTGCCGTCGCTGCCGGGGCGCAGGAGCGCCTCGGCGAGGGCGAGCATGGTCTCCTCCAGGGCGGCCAGGCGCTTGGTGATGTCGTCGTGGGAGGTTTCGACGGCCTCGGTGATCGCCTCGTCGAACTCGTGGCGGTCCGGCCGGGCTTGGACCTCGCGCAGCAGCGGGTCGATGCCCTCCTTGAGGCGACTGTCGAGGCCGTCCAGCTTCTCGGTGGGGTCGATGACCGGCCGGTCGAGCAGTTCGGTGAGGCGGCGGTGCACCTCGCTGAACTCCAGGGTGGCCGGAAGCTGGGCCAGGCGCTGGTTGAGGGCTTCGAGGCGGTCGTCCACGGCCTCCAGGCGGCCGTCGACTCCGCCGATGTGGCCGTTGACGCCCTCGAACTGGCCCTCGACTCCCGTGACGCGGCCTTCGAGCCCGTCGAGGCGCCCGCTGACCCCGTCGATCTTTCCTTCGACGCCCTCGAAGCTGCCGTCGAAGTGCCCCTCGAAGGTGTCGAAGCGGTCGGTGAGGCGGCCCACGCCCTTCTCCAGCCGGCTGTCGACCGCCTCAAGGTGGCGGTCGACCTTGGCGGTCAGCTCCTCGCGCGCCTGGTCCAGGCGGGCGTCGACGGCGGTGCGCTGCTCCTCCACGGCCGTGGCGAGGGTGCCGTGGCGCTCGTCGCCCTGGACACGCAGCGCCTCGATGCGCTCGTCGACGGCTTCGCGCAGCTCGCCGATACGGGCGTCGACGGACGTGCTCAGCTCGGTCGTGCGCTCCTCGACCGTGCTGCGCAGCTCGGCCAGCGCGGCGGTGGTGGCGGCCAGGTCCTCCTCGGTCTTGGCGCGCAGGCCCTCGGCGGTCTCGTCGAGCTTGCCGGCGAGTTCGGTGCGCTGCCGGTCGTCGCGCTCGCGCAGCTCGGAGCGGTGCAGCTCCAGCTGCTCGTGCAGTTCGGCGAGCCGGTCGCGGACGTGGGTGCGCAGGTCGCCGAGGCGTTCGTCGGTGGATTCGGCGAGCTTGGCGACGGCGCTGTTGGCGTCGGCGACCGCGGCGGCGGCCTCGATGTGGTTCTCCTCGGCCTGGCTGCTCAGCCGGGCGACGCTCTCGGTGAGCTGCGCGGTGACCTCGGTGTGGTTCTCGGCGGTGCGCCCGTCGAGCCGCTCGATGCCTTCGGTGAGGGCGGTGTGGTTCTCGTCGGCGGTCGTGGAGATCCGCTCGATGCCCTCGGTGAGGGCGGTGTGGTTCTGGTCGGCCGTGGTGGAGATCCGCTCGATGCCTTCGGTGAGGGCCGTGTGGCGCTCGCGGGACTGCGTGTCGAGAAGCTCGATGCCTTCGGAGACCGCTCCGGTGACGGCGTCGCGGCTCTGCTCGGTGGCCCCGCGCAGTTCCTCGGCGGTCGTGTCGAGCTTGTCCCCGAGCTGCGTGTGCTGCTCGCGCAGGGAGGCGTCGAGGGTGTCGCGGCTCTCGCCGACGGCGGTCGCCAGGTGCTCGCGGCTTTCGGTCACGGTTTGTTCGACGGAGGTGCGGCCCTGTTCGACGGCGGTGGACAGCGCCTCGCGGCTTTCGGCCAGGGTTTGTTCGACGGAGGTGCGGCCCTGTTCGACGGCGGTGGACAGCGCCTCGCGGCTTTCGGCCAGGGTTTGTTCGACGGAGGTGCGGCCCTGCTCGATAGCGGCCGACAGCGCCTCGCGGCTTTCGGTGAGGGCCGTGGTGACGGCCTCGCGGTTCTCGGCGGCGGTGCCCATGGCGGTGTCGTGCTGGGCCTCCACGCGCTCGGTCAGCGCCGCTAGGGAGTCCCGCAGCTCCCGGGAGTCGGCGGTCAGGCCCTCCACGGCCTCGTCGATGCGCCCGAACCGGGCCTCGGTCGAGGAGGCGAGCTTCTCGACGCGGTCGGTGAGCGCGTCGATCTTGCCGGAGGCCTGCTCGCCGGACTCGGCCAGCTCCTGCAACCGGGTCAGGGTGGTGTCGAGGTGGCCGGTGATGGTGCGGATGTCGGACCGCAGCGCCGACATCTCCGCCAGCGGCTTGACGCGCTCACCGACCAGGGCGATGTGCTCGGCGAGGGTCTCGGCCCACTCCGGCGGGCGTGCGGAGATCTCGTCGACCCGGGTCTGGACGGCGGAGACCGACTCCGCGAGCGTGGCGAACTCGCGTTCGCGGAACTCGCGCAGCAGCCACTCCATGCCTTCCAGGCGCTGGCGCATCTCCTCGTTGACCGCACCCTGGGACTTCTGCTCGGAGACCTGGTCCTGCGCGGCCCGGGAGAGGAGGTCCCGCATGCGGTCGGAGATCCCGGTCTGACCTCCCCCGTTGAGGAAGTTGTGGTTGGTCTGTTCCACCGAGGTGCTCCTTAAGATCTGGCGCCCCCACCCGATTCGGCCGTGGATGGGCGGTGTGCTCCTGGGCTCGGCCGACGCGGCGCCGGGGCCGGGTGCGCTGTCACGTTCGGGGGGCCGATGGGCACGCGCGGTGACAACCGTGGTCGCGGTGGGAGCGAGGCGATCGACGGCCGCCGACAACCGTGCTGCGTCGCCGGTCGAATCCAGGACGGGGAGAAGGGATTCAGCGGGGATCAGTTTAACGACATGAGCCTTGTTCGCCGCGCGTGACTGGCGAAGATGAGGGGATTGGACGTGAATCGCCATAGCCGGTCTGCTGCGTCACGTTAGTACTGATCGTGGTCGTAGTCACGCGTGTGGCGGGGATTCCGTTTTGTGGCATCTGCGCGATACGTCTACGGAGACGCCGTGACCTCGGAGCACACGAGGCACAGAGGGCGGTCGCCGACGCGCGTGAGGACGACCACTGCCGATTCCGGGCCGCTCGGTTTGAGGTCGCGGAGGAGTTTGTCGACATCCACCGCGGAGCCGCGTTTCTTAATCGTTACCGTTCCCGCTCCCGCGCGGCGCAACGACGACCGCAGCCGCTTCAGTGAGAACGGCATGGCCTCGTGGACTTCGAAGGCGCGGCAGAACGGCGTCGCGACGAGCCGGTCGGAGGTGATGTAGGCGATGGCGGGATCGAGCAGGCGGCCCTCCACCGGTTCTGCGGCCTCCGCCACCAGGTGGGCCCGCACCACGGCGTTGTCGGGCTCGTAGAGGTAGCGCGCAGGCGGACCCGTCGGTGCGGGCCCGCCGCCGGGCCCGGCGGCCAGGGTCGCCGGCGGCGACCCGTCGCTGCGCAGCAGCGTGGCGCGCCGCGCCGGCCCGTCGCCCAGGCCCTGCCACAGCGCGGTCTCCTTGAGGTCGCCGTCCACCGAGATCCACTCGGCGGCGGCCCCCGCGGGGATGCGCTCGTGCGGGATGCCCGGCGCGGCTTTGACGCACGAGGCCGGCGCACGCGCGGCGAGGTCCATGACCGTGTCCCAGGTCGGCGCGTAGGCGTCGGGATCGAAGACCCTGCCGCGTGCGGTCCGGCGGGCGGGGTCGCAGAAGACGGCGTCGTAGCCGCCGGGGTCGACCTCCGCGGCGTCGCCTTCGCGTACGCGCATCCGACCGTCCAGGCCGAGCCGTTCGGCGTTGGCCGCGGCGACGGCGACGGTCAGCGGGTCGGAGTCGACCGCCTCCACCTCCAGGCCGGCGTCGGCGGCGGCGATCGCGTCGGAGCCGACACCGCAGCCCAGGTCGGCGACGCGGGCTCCGGCGCCCAGCGCCGCGGCCAGCCGGCGGGCGCGGTAGTCGGCCACGGACATGCGTGTGGCCTGCTCCAGGCCCGGCTCGGTGAAGAACATGCGCTCGGCGCGGGTGCCGAATTTCACGCGCGCCCGCGCGCGCAGCCGGGCCTGGGTCAGCGCCGCGCCGGCCAGGTCGGCGGGGGCGACGCCGGGAGCTCCGTCTTCGCCGGCGGACTCGGCCAGCGCCCGCTCGGACTCGGTCCGCAGGACCGTGGCCGCCTTCAGCGGGTCGGCAGGAGCGGTTTCGGCTGCGGCGAGTACGCGGCTTCCGGCGCTGGTGAGAAGGGCCGCGAACGCCGACCTCGGATCGGGTGCGGTTTGCCCGCTGGACACCACGATGTTCCCCCGTGACCAGTTGTTTGACGCGCCCAATGGGCCCGGCTAATGTTCCATACTGGCACTCCCGAAGGTAGAGTGCTAATTGCGACGAGGCCGGTCTGGCACCCGCGACGGCAGGCCGCCGTGGTCGCCCTTCGCCAAGCATGCCGTTTCGTATCATCGAACCCGAAGGGGGAGGTCACAACCGTGTCGACCGCCACCAAGACTGTGCTCAAGCCGCTTGAGGACCGCGTCGTCGTCAAGACCCTCGAAGCCGAGCAGACCACGGCCTCCGGCCTGGTCATCCCCGACACCGCCAAGGAGAAGCCCCAGGAGGGCGAGGTCCTCGCTGTGGGCCCCGGCCGCTGGGACGACGAGGGCGACAAGCGCATCCCGCTCGACGTGAACGTCGGCGACGTCGTGCTGTACAGCAAGTACGGCGGCACCGAGGTCAAGTACGACAACGAGGAGTTCCTCGTCCTCTCCGCCCGCGACCTGCTCGCGGTCGTCGAGAAGTAAGACCTCGTCACTCGACGAATCCTTCCCGCCCCGGCCGGCACCCTGCCGGGCGGGGCGGTTTTTCTTACCCGCCGTAGGTGTACGGATAGAGGAAGCTCACCATGCCCAAGATCCTGGAATTCGAGGACGACGCCCGGCGCTCCCTTGAACGCGGTGTCGATCGCCTCGCGGACTCCGTGAAGGTCACGCTGGGCCCGCGCGGCCGCAACGTCGTCATCGACAAGAAGTTCGGCGCGCCCACCATCACGAACGACGGCGTGACCGTCGCTCGCGAGGTCGAGCTGGAGGACCCGTACGAGGACCTGGGTGCCCAGCTGGTCAAGGAGGTCGCCACCAAGACCAACGACGCGGCCGGCGACGGCACCACCACCGCCACCGTGCTCGCTCAGGCGCTGGTCCGCGAGGGCCTGCGGAGCGTGGCCGCGGGCGCTTCGCCGATGTCCATGAAGAAGGGCATCGACGCCGCCGCCAAGAAGGTCGCCGACGTCCTCGTCGAGCGGGCCCGCGAGATCGGCGAGCGCGACGACATCGCCTACGTCGCCACCAACTCCGCCCAGGACAGCCAGATCGGCGACATGATCGCCGAGGCGTTCGACAAGGTCGGCAAGGACGGCGTCATCACGGTCGAGGAGGCCCCCACCATGGGCCTGGACCTCGACTTCACTGAGGGCATGCAGTTCGACAAGGGCTACGTCTCGCCCTACTTCGTCACCGACCAGGAGCGCCAGGAAGTCGTCCTGGACGACGCCCTCATCCTGATCAACCAGGGCAAGATCTCCAGCCTCAACGAGATCCTGCCGCTGCTGGAGAAGGTCGTCCAGACCAAGAAGCCGCTGCTGATCATCGCCGAGGACATCGAGGGCGACGCCCTGGGCGCGATGGTCCTCAACAAGATCCGCGGCGCCCTCAACGTCGCCGCGGTCAAGGCGCCCGGCTTCGGCGAGCGCCGCAAGGCCATGCTCCAGGACATCGCCACCCTGACCGGCGGCCAGGTCATCGCCGAAGAGGTCGGCCTGAGCCTGGAGAACGCCGAGCTGGACGTTCTGGGCAGCGCCCGCCGCATCACCGTCACCAAGGACGACACCACCATCGTCGACGGCAACGGCGAGCAGGGCGAGGTCGAGGAGCGGGTCCACCAGATCCGCAAGGAGATCGAGAACAGCGACTCCGACTGGGACCGCGAGAAGCTGCAGGAGCGCCTGGCCAAGCTGGCCGGCGGCGTCTCCGTGCTGCGTGTCGGTGCAGCCACCGAGGTGGAGCTCAAGGAGAAGAAGCACCGCCTGGAGGACGCGATCTCGGCCACCCGCGCCGCGATCGAGGAGGGCATCGTCGCCGGCGGCGGTTCGGCGCTGGTGCACGCTGCCGCGGAGCTGGACGACCTGGGCCTGACCGGCGACGAGGCGACGGGCGTGAAGATCCTGCGCCAGTCCCTGCCGGAGCCGGCCCGCTGGATCGCCGAGAACGGCGGCGCCGAAGGCTACGTGGTCACCTACCGCATCAGCGAGATGCCGGTGGGGCAGGGCTACAACGCCGCCACCGACTCCTACGGCGACCTGATGGCCGCCGGCGTCATCGACCCGGTCAAGGTCACCCGCTCCGCGGTGCAGAACGCCGCTTCGATCGCGGGCATGCTGCTGACCACCGAGGCGCTGGTCGTCGAGAAGCCCGAGGAAGAGGAGGACGAGGGCCAGGGCCACGGCCACGGCCACTGAGTCGGCCCGACGGTCCGACCCGTCCGAGGAGCATCGGTCGCACCGGGCGGCCGCCGGCGTCGGCGGCCCCGGTCGGCACCGGCCCCGTGTCCGCGCATCGCGCGGGCGCGGGGCCGTTCACTATCATCGAGGGACCGGACACAGCACGCGATGTGTGCCGGTTTTGCGGCATTTTCATCGAATGTGATCATTCTGTAGCCGCATTTGGTGACGTGTAAACCCGCGCGGCGGGGCATGATGCGAGACGTGACGGATCCACGCGCAGCGGGGGGCGCGCTCGCGAGCCGAGCCGAGGCCCTGCGCAGAGCGAACGAGACGGAACTGAACCACTTGACCTCGCTCGCCGTCCAGGGCGACGACGGCGCGGTCGACTCACTCATCCGCGAGGTCCACCCGATGGTGGTCCGCTACTGCCGCGCCAAACTCTCCCGCGTCGCCGGATACGTCCACTACTCCGACGACGTGGCGCAAGAGGTCTGCATCGCCCTGCTCGCGGCGCTGCCCCGCTACGAGGACAAGGGGCGGCCCTTCGCCGCCTTCGTGTTCAAGATCGCCTCGCACAAGGTCGCCGACGCGCTGCGCCGCTCCACCCGCGCCGACGTCCCCACCGACGCCGTGCCCGAGTGCGCCGACGACGGCCCCGGCCCCGAAGAGTCCGCCGTGCGCAGCGCCGAGGCGGAACGGGCGCGCGGTCTGCTCGACGAACTGCCCGAACAGCAGCGCCGCCTGCTGGTGATGCGGGTCATCGCCGGGCTCACCGCCGACGAGACGGGGCATGCGCTGGGCATGTCCCCCGGCGCCGTCCGCGTCGCCCAGCACCGCGCCCTGGCCCGCCTGCGCAAGGTCGCCGCAGCCGATCGGCTGATCTGACCCTGCGGCGCGCCGCACCTTCCGACGCTGCACCGCCGCGGTCCGACGACCGGTCGCATACCGGTGCCGCGCCGCGCGCGATCCCCCGCCGCCCGCGCTGCGCCTGTGCACCGGCGGCCCGGCGGCCGCCCCGGCGCGCGCTGTGAGCCTCGCCACCGCCGCCCCGGTCGAAGGCGAACCGCCCCGCGCCGCGCCGCCGCCGTTCTAGGATGAAACGACACGCGCGAGTGGTTGGGAAGATATATGACGCAGCTGTTCACGGGGGACGGCGGCAAGGTGCTGCCGCCGGGGCTCACCTACGACGACGTCCTGCTGGTCCCGTCCTACTCGGACCTGCAGCCCGGCGAGGCCGACACCGCGAGCCGGCTTTCGCGGTCCATCGGACTGCGCATCCCGCTGCTGTCCGCGGCGATGGACACGGTCACCGAGGCCCGCACGGCAGTGGCCATGGCGCGCCAGGGCGGCGCCGGCGTGCTGCACCGCAACCTCTCCGTCGAAGCCCAGGCCGACCAGGTCGACCTGGTCAAGCGCTCCGAAGCTGGCATGGTCACCGACCCGGTCACCTGCAAACCCGGCGACACTCTGGCCGACGTCGAGGCGCTCAGCGCCCACTACCGCATCTCCGGCGCTCCCGTCACCGACACCGACGGCCGCCTGGTGGGCATGGTCACCAACCGCGACATGCGCTTCGAACTGGACCGCAGCCGCCCCGTCCACGAGGTCATGACCCCGATGCCGCTGATCACCGCCCCGGTGGGGGTCAGCCGCGACGACGCGTTCCGGCTGCTGCGCGAGAACAAGGTCGAAAAGCTCCCGCTGACCGACCCCCAGGGCCGGCTGCGCGGACTGATCACCGTCAAGGACTTCATCAAAAGCGAGCAGTTCCCCGACGCCACCAAGGACGCCGACGGCCGCCTGGTCGTCGGCGCCGCCGTGGGCGTGGGCGCGGACTCCGAAGCGCGCGCCCACGCGCTGGTCGAGGCCGGCGCCGACTTCGTCGTCGTCGACACCGCGCACGGCCACTCCGCGGGCGTCGCCGAGATGGTCGCCAAGCTCAAAGCCAACTCCGCCGCCGACGTCGTCGCCGGCAACATCGCCACCCGCGCCGGAGCCCAGGCGCTGATCGACGCCGGAGCCGACGCGATCAAGGTCGGCGTGGGACCCGGCTCCATCTGCACCACCCGCGTTGTGGCCGGTGTCGGCGCGCCGCAGGTCACGGCGGTGATGGAGGCGTACAAGGCCGCCGGTCCCGCCCAGGTTCCGATCATCGCCGACGGGGGACTCCAGTTCTCCGGCGACATCGTCAAGGCGATCGTCGCCGGCGCGAGCACGGTGATGCTGGGCAGCCTGCTCGCCGGTGTCGAGGAGAGCCCGGGCGACCTCGTCTTCATCAACGGCAAGCAGTACAAGACCTACCGGGGCATGGGCTCGCTGGGCGCGATGCGCGGGACCTCCTACTCCAAGGACCGCTATTCCCAGGCCGACGTCGCGACCGAGGACAAGCTGATCCCCGAGGGCATCGAAGGCCAGGTGCCCTACCGCGGCCCGCTGGAGACGGTCGCCGACCAGCTCATCGGCGGGTTGCGCCAGTCCATGTGGTACGCGGGCGCACGCGAGATCGCCGACCTGCACGAGCACGGCCAGTTGATGCAGATCACCCCGGCCGGACTCAAGGAGAGCCATCCCCACGACGTCCAGATGACGGTCGAGGCCCCCAACTACCACGGGCGCCGCTGACACCGCGGGCCGTGCCCGTCGACGCCGCGCTGCGACCGGCGCCGACGGGTGTTCCGGCGCCGCCGCGGCGGCGCCGGATAGACTCGCCGCCGCAGGATCCGCCGGTCGGCAACGCCGGTGAAGCACGCGAGAGGGGACCCAAGCGTTGGCTCAGCTGGAGATCGGGCTCGGCAAGAACGGGCGCCGCGCTTACGAGCTCGAGGAGATCGGGATCGTGCCGGCCCGGCGCACCCGTGACCCCGGGGAAGTGTCGATCACCTGGCAGATCGACGCCTACCGCTTCGAAACGCCGCTGATGGGCAGTCCGATGGACAGCATCGCCTCGCCCCGCACCGTCATCGAGATGGGGCGGCAGGGCGCGGTCGGCGTACTCGACCTCGAAGGGCTGTGGACGCGCTACGAGTCCCCCGAGCCGCTGCTGGAGGAGATCCGC contains:
- a CDS encoding class I SAM-dependent methyltransferase, with amino-acid sequence MSSGQTAPDPRSAFAALLTSAGSRVLAAAETAPADPLKAATVLRTESERALAESAGEDGAPGVAPADLAGAALTQARLRARARVKFGTRAERMFFTEPGLEQATRMSVADYRARRLAAALGAGARVADLGCGVGSDAIAAADAGLEVEAVDSDPLTVAVAAANAERLGLDGRMRVREGDAAEVDPGGYDAVFCDPARRTARGRVFDPDAYAPTWDTVMDLAARAPASCVKAAPGIPHERIPAGAAAEWISVDGDLKETALWQGLGDGPARRATLLRSDGSPPATLAAGPGGGPAPTGPPARYLYEPDNAVVRAHLVAEAAEPVEGRLLDPAIAYITSDRLVATPFCRAFEVHEAMPFSLKRLRSSLRRAGAGTVTIKKRGSAVDVDKLLRDLKPSGPESAVVVLTRVGDRPLCLVCSEVTASP
- the groES gene encoding co-chaperone GroES, with translation MSTATKTVLKPLEDRVVVKTLEAEQTTASGLVIPDTAKEKPQEGEVLAVGPGRWDDEGDKRIPLDVNVGDVVLYSKYGGTEVKYDNEEFLVLSARDLLAVVEK
- the groL gene encoding chaperonin GroEL (60 kDa chaperone family; promotes refolding of misfolded polypeptides especially under stressful conditions; forms two stacked rings of heptamers to form a barrel-shaped 14mer; ends can be capped by GroES; misfolded proteins enter the barrel where they are refolded when GroES binds) — encoded protein: MPKILEFEDDARRSLERGVDRLADSVKVTLGPRGRNVVIDKKFGAPTITNDGVTVAREVELEDPYEDLGAQLVKEVATKTNDAAGDGTTTATVLAQALVREGLRSVAAGASPMSMKKGIDAAAKKVADVLVERAREIGERDDIAYVATNSAQDSQIGDMIAEAFDKVGKDGVITVEEAPTMGLDLDFTEGMQFDKGYVSPYFVTDQERQEVVLDDALILINQGKISSLNEILPLLEKVVQTKKPLLIIAEDIEGDALGAMVLNKIRGALNVAAVKAPGFGERRKAMLQDIATLTGGQVIAEEVGLSLENAELDVLGSARRITVTKDDTTIVDGNGEQGEVEERVHQIRKEIENSDSDWDREKLQERLAKLAGGVSVLRVGAATEVELKEKKHRLEDAISATRAAIEEGIVAGGGSALVHAAAELDDLGLTGDEATGVKILRQSLPEPARWIAENGGAEGYVVTYRISEMPVGQGYNAATDSYGDLMAAGVIDPVKVTRSAVQNAASIAGMLLTTEALVVEKPEEEEDEGQGHGHGH
- a CDS encoding sigma-70 family RNA polymerase sigma factor, with amino-acid sequence MTDPRAAGGALASRAEALRRANETELNHLTSLAVQGDDGAVDSLIREVHPMVVRYCRAKLSRVAGYVHYSDDVAQEVCIALLAALPRYEDKGRPFAAFVFKIASHKVADALRRSTRADVPTDAVPECADDGPGPEESAVRSAEAERARGLLDELPEQQRRLLVMRVIAGLTADETGHALGMSPGAVRVAQHRALARLRKVAAADRLI
- the guaB gene encoding IMP dehydrogenase — its product is MTQLFTGDGGKVLPPGLTYDDVLLVPSYSDLQPGEADTASRLSRSIGLRIPLLSAAMDTVTEARTAVAMARQGGAGVLHRNLSVEAQADQVDLVKRSEAGMVTDPVTCKPGDTLADVEALSAHYRISGAPVTDTDGRLVGMVTNRDMRFELDRSRPVHEVMTPMPLITAPVGVSRDDAFRLLRENKVEKLPLTDPQGRLRGLITVKDFIKSEQFPDATKDADGRLVVGAAVGVGADSEARAHALVEAGADFVVVDTAHGHSAGVAEMVAKLKANSAADVVAGNIATRAGAQALIDAGADAIKVGVGPGSICTTRVVAGVGAPQVTAVMEAYKAAGPAQVPIIADGGLQFSGDIVKAIVAGASTVMLGSLLAGVEESPGDLVFINGKQYKTYRGMGSLGAMRGTSYSKDRYSQADVATEDKLIPEGIEGQVPYRGPLETVADQLIGGLRQSMWYAGAREIADLHEHGQLMQITPAGLKESHPHDVQMTVEAPNYHGRR